From Rhodovastum atsumiense, a single genomic window includes:
- a CDS encoding ammonium transporter: MKTLMRRAIMALPLLLAAAPAWAEETPKIDSGDTAWMLTSTALVLLMTIPGLALFYAGMVRKKNVLATMMQSFAITCLVTVAWMVAGFSIAFTNGNAFFGDFSRFMLSGIGEAWDKPFTLGAGTDAAVATTVPETVFMMFQMTFAIITPALIAGAFADRLKFSALCVFMVLWSLLVYAPIAHWVWAPTGWLAGLGAADFAGGTVVHINAGVAGLVCALVLGKRIGYGTDNMAPFNLALAVIGASLLWVGWFGFNAGSAVAASGRAGMAMAVTQIATAAAALGWMFAEWITKGKPSVLGVISGAVAGLVAITPASGFVLPGAALVIGVIAGVICFWSATWLKHTLGYDDSLDAFGVHGVGGIVGALLTGWFAYGPLSADAGHPDGVYIGSLAQVKIQAIAVAATVTYTAVATLVILLVVGAVVGLRVSQEEEREGLDVVLHGERLG, encoded by the coding sequence ATGAAAACGCTGATGCGGCGCGCCATCATGGCGCTTCCGCTGCTTCTGGCTGCCGCCCCGGCCTGGGCCGAGGAGACGCCGAAGATCGATTCCGGCGACACCGCGTGGATGCTGACCAGCACGGCGCTGGTGCTGCTGATGACCATCCCCGGCCTGGCGTTGTTCTATGCCGGCATGGTGCGCAAGAAGAACGTGCTCGCCACCATGATGCAGTCCTTCGCCATCACCTGCCTGGTGACGGTGGCGTGGATGGTGGCTGGCTTCTCCATCGCCTTCACCAACGGCAACGCCTTTTTCGGTGATTTCTCGCGCTTCATGCTGAGCGGCATCGGCGAGGCGTGGGACAAGCCGTTCACCCTGGGCGCGGGCACGGACGCGGCGGTGGCGACCACGGTCCCCGAGACCGTGTTCATGATGTTCCAGATGACCTTCGCGATCATCACCCCGGCGCTGATCGCCGGCGCCTTTGCCGACCGGCTCAAGTTCTCGGCATTGTGCGTGTTCATGGTGCTGTGGTCGCTGCTGGTGTACGCGCCGATCGCGCACTGGGTGTGGGCGCCGACCGGCTGGCTGGCCGGGCTGGGCGCGGCCGACTTCGCCGGCGGCACGGTGGTGCACATCAACGCCGGTGTCGCCGGCCTGGTCTGCGCGCTGGTGCTGGGCAAGCGCATCGGCTACGGCACCGACAACATGGCGCCGTTCAACCTGGCGCTGGCGGTGATCGGGGCTTCGCTGCTGTGGGTGGGCTGGTTCGGCTTCAACGCCGGCTCGGCGGTGGCGGCCTCGGGCCGCGCCGGCATGGCGATGGCGGTGACCCAGATCGCGACCGCCGCGGCGGCGCTGGGCTGGATGTTCGCCGAGTGGATCACCAAGGGCAAGCCGTCGGTGCTGGGCGTGATCTCCGGCGCGGTGGCGGGGCTGGTGGCGATCACCCCGGCCTCGGGCTTCGTGCTGCCGGGGGCGGCGCTGGTGATCGGCGTGATCGCCGGCGTGATCTGCTTCTGGTCGGCGACCTGGCTGAAGCACACGCTCGGCTATGACGACAGCCTGGACGCCTTCGGCGTGCACGGCGTCGGCGGCATCGTCGGCGCGCTGCTGACCGGCTGGTTCGCCTATGGCCCGCTTTCGGCCGATGCCGGGCATCCGGACGGCGTCTACATCGGCAGCCTGGCGCAGGTGAAGATCCAGGCGATCGCGGTGGCGGCGACCGTCACCTACACCGCCGTCGCCACCCTGGTCATTCTGCTGGTGGTCGGCGCGGTGGTCGGCCTGCGGGTGAGCCAGGAAGAAGAGCGCGAGGGTCTCGACGTCGTGCTGCACGGCGAGCGCCTCGGCTGA
- a CDS encoding outer membrane beta-barrel protein yields MTRFRLAASTALVAAALAAGAPARAEDAPTSWQDSIKFGAQIQSGITFNPAGPKTNFGQALTDHPNQLMLNQALLTVSREIPKDASGWDVGFKVQGLYGSDARYTHYIGVLNQAITDRNQLDLVEANVTAHMPVLTAGGIDLKLGLFSTPIGFETIDPSTNAFYSHSYIFSYALPFKHTGGLANIHVTDFLDIYGGLTTGVNTTFPTGGDNNSSMSGIVGFGLNLLDGKLTAVVLSHIGPENASYTPTQSVGVPNANHYNRYYNDAYVTYKHNDKLSFTTEINYTKDDLIGAEAFGVAQYVSYAITDTVTLNARGEIFRDGKGFYVGYFPGNLDFINFERGRPSTSVGGPHATYGALTFGATWKPDLPKPISGLLVRPEVRYDAGLAGPKPYNNGKDNGQFTIATDVVLTF; encoded by the coding sequence ATGACTCGTTTCCGTTTAGCCGCTTCCACCGCACTGGTGGCCGCAGCACTGGCGGCTGGCGCGCCGGCCCGCGCCGAGGACGCCCCGACCAGCTGGCAGGACAGCATCAAGTTCGGTGCCCAGATCCAGAGCGGCATCACCTTCAATCCGGCCGGGCCCAAGACCAATTTCGGCCAGGCGCTGACCGACCATCCGAACCAGCTGATGCTGAATCAGGCGTTGCTCACGGTCTCCCGTGAAATTCCCAAGGATGCCAGCGGCTGGGATGTCGGCTTCAAGGTGCAGGGCCTCTATGGTTCCGACGCCCGCTACACGCATTACATCGGCGTGCTGAACCAGGCCATCACCGACCGCAACCAGCTCGACCTGGTCGAGGCGAATGTCACGGCGCACATGCCGGTACTGACGGCCGGCGGCATCGACCTGAAGCTCGGCCTGTTCAGCACGCCGATCGGCTTCGAGACGATCGATCCCTCGACCAACGCGTTCTATTCGCACTCCTACATCTTCAGCTACGCCCTGCCGTTCAAGCACACCGGCGGGCTGGCGAATATCCACGTCACCGACTTCCTCGACATCTATGGCGGCCTCACCACCGGCGTGAACACCACCTTCCCGACCGGGGGCGACAACAACAGCTCCATGAGCGGCATCGTGGGCTTCGGCCTCAACCTGCTCGACGGCAAGCTGACCGCCGTGGTGCTGTCGCATATCGGCCCGGAGAATGCCTCCTATACGCCGACGCAGTCGGTGGGCGTGCCGAACGCCAACCATTATAATCGGTACTACAACGACGCCTACGTGACGTACAAGCACAATGACAAGCTGTCGTTCACGACCGAGATCAACTACACCAAGGACGACCTGATCGGGGCCGAGGCCTTCGGTGTCGCCCAGTACGTGTCCTACGCGATCACCGACACCGTCACGCTGAACGCCCGCGGCGAAATCTTCCGTGATGGCAAGGGCTTCTACGTCGGCTACTTCCCAGGCAATCTCGATTTCATCAACTTCGAACGTGGCCGCCCGAGCACCTCGGTCGGTGGTCCGCACGCGACCTACGGCGCGCTGACCTTCGGCGCCACCTGGAAGCCCGATCTGCCCAAGCCGATCAGCGGCCTGCTGGTGCGCCCGGAAGTGCGTTACGACGCCGGCCTGGCCGGTCCGAAGCCGTACAACAACGGCAAGGACAACGGCCAGTTCACCATCGCCACCGATGTGGTTCTGACGTTCTGA
- a CDS encoding ABC transporter ATP-binding protein: protein MAGLDCSHVTIYFPLYHGSARSLKRAVFSTVSGRVAADTRNRVVVQALRDIDFSLSSGDRLGLIGGNGAGKTTLLRTLAGIYEPQFGQVRVQGSLNALLDPNLGMNPDLTGRENIALRGLYNGLSKPAIRRLEEDVANFAELAEFLDLPVRVYSSGMVVRLGFALATAIRPQVLLMDEWFLAGDANFMEKARARLEDMVRGAEILVLSTHVTSVVLDWCTRVIWLEEGRVRADGPAETVLSAYLGHPVAREVPVPAEP, encoded by the coding sequence ATGGCCGGCCTCGATTGCAGCCACGTCACCATCTATTTCCCGCTCTACCATGGCAGCGCCCGCAGCCTGAAACGGGCGGTGTTCTCCACCGTCTCCGGGCGGGTGGCCGCCGACACCCGCAACCGCGTGGTGGTGCAGGCGCTGCGGGACATCGATTTCTCACTCAGCAGCGGCGACCGCCTGGGCCTGATCGGCGGCAACGGCGCGGGCAAGACCACGCTGCTGCGCACCCTGGCCGGCATCTACGAGCCGCAGTTCGGCCAGGTGCGCGTGCAGGGCTCGCTGAATGCGCTGCTTGACCCAAATCTCGGCATGAATCCCGACCTGACCGGCCGGGAGAACATCGCCCTGCGCGGGCTCTACAATGGGCTCTCGAAGCCGGCGATCCGCCGCCTGGAAGAAGACGTCGCCAATTTCGCCGAGCTCGCGGAGTTCCTCGACCTGCCGGTGCGTGTCTACAGCTCGGGCATGGTGGTGCGGCTCGGCTTCGCGCTGGCGACGGCGATTCGCCCGCAGGTGCTGCTGATGGACGAATGGTTCCTCGCCGGCGATGCGAACTTCATGGAGAAGGCCCGGGCGCGGCTTGAGGACATGGTGCGCGGCGCCGAGATCCTGGTGCTCTCCACTCACGTCACCAGTGTCGTGCTGGACTGGTGCACCCGGGTGATCTGGCTGGAGGAAGGCCGCGTGCGGGCGGATGGACCGGCCGAGACGGTGCTGTCCGCCTATCTCGGCCATCCCGTCGCCAGGGAAGTCCCCGTCCCCGCCGAACCCTGA
- a CDS encoding ABC transporter permease: protein MVVRDLAEAAGLWRLCWTLAWFDIRLRYRGSVLGPFWLTLSTGAMVGAMGIVYATLFKMNLREYLPFLALSLVLWGYLNTLVGDGCVAFISSDSTIRSVRMPYSLYAARVVIRNILVLGHNVAVIIVVYAALDTWPGATAVLALPGIVLWLIDSLAICLLLGAVCARFRDIPPIVNSVMQMAFFISAVIWKPEQLGPSEWILTFNPFYTVLEVVRGPLLGTVPSLTVWVSALAFSALACLASWLAFVRVRERIAFWV from the coding sequence ATGGTCGTGCGTGACCTGGCCGAGGCGGCCGGGCTATGGCGGCTGTGCTGGACCCTCGCCTGGTTCGACATCAGGCTGCGCTATCGCGGGTCGGTGCTCGGGCCGTTCTGGCTGACCCTCTCCACCGGTGCGATGGTTGGCGCGATGGGCATCGTCTACGCGACGCTGTTCAAGATGAACCTGCGCGAGTACCTGCCCTTCCTGGCGCTGTCGCTGGTGCTGTGGGGGTACCTGAACACGCTGGTGGGCGACGGCTGTGTCGCCTTCATCTCTTCCGACAGCACGATCCGGTCGGTACGGATGCCGTACTCGCTCTACGCGGCACGGGTGGTGATCCGCAACATCCTGGTGCTGGGGCACAACGTGGCGGTCATCATCGTGGTCTATGCGGCGCTGGATACCTGGCCCGGGGCAACGGCGGTGCTGGCGCTGCCGGGGATCGTGCTCTGGCTGATCGATTCGCTGGCGATCTGCCTGCTGCTGGGGGCGGTCTGCGCCCGCTTCCGCGATATCCCGCCGATCGTGAACAGCGTCATGCAGATGGCCTTCTTCATCAGTGCGGTGATCTGGAAGCCCGAGCAGCTCGGCCCGAGCGAATGGATCCTCACCTTCAACCCGTTCTATACGGTGCTGGAAGTCGTGCGCGGGCCGCTGCTCGGCACTGTTCCCAGCCTGACGGTCTGGGTTTCCGCCCTCGCCTTCTCGGCCCTGGCCTGCCTGGCGAGCTGGCTGGCATTCGTACGGGTGCGCGAGCGCATCGCATTCTGGGTGTAG
- a CDS encoding transglycosylase SLT domain-containing protein yields MSSRSTPHSGLPLLRALACCATLALLSACAGNHQAGQQMSATQEAAQYQARARRSYTPPGPRSDPWGPYITEASARFDIPERWIREVMRVESSGKVMDTSPVGAMGLMQVMPATYDELRNRYDLGEDPYEPHDNIVAGTAYLREMYDIYGSPGFLAAYNAGPGRLDDYLTRNRPLPDETRRYVAKIGPYLAGFEPNRPSAAGQLAMNQLPINIPPGPRYPRNRSASAPVALAENRVTRQAPTRVVAATSLPAPPRQTPAPVAVQVASAAPAPARGGNNGLRLISQAHADTLPAQRVVANASGSWAIQVGAFGNEGQARAAADQARGQARDLLANARPAVGTVRQSSTTLYRARLTGLSRDAAVQACERIGRRGACIVLSPDAQS; encoded by the coding sequence ATGTCATCCCGATCGACCCCCCATTCCGGCTTGCCGCTGCTGCGCGCCCTGGCCTGCTGCGCCACCCTGGCCCTGCTGTCGGCCTGCGCCGGCAATCACCAGGCCGGACAGCAAATGAGCGCCACGCAGGAAGCGGCGCAGTACCAGGCACGCGCCCGCCGCAGCTACACCCCGCCCGGTCCCCGCTCCGATCCCTGGGGACCGTACATCACGGAAGCGTCGGCGCGATTTGACATTCCCGAGCGCTGGATCCGTGAGGTCATGCGCGTCGAGTCGAGCGGCAAGGTCATGGACACCTCGCCGGTGGGAGCGATGGGGCTGATGCAGGTCATGCCCGCCACCTACGACGAGCTGCGCAACCGCTACGACCTTGGTGAAGACCCCTACGAGCCGCACGACAACATCGTCGCCGGCACCGCTTATCTGCGCGAGATGTACGACATCTATGGCTCTCCCGGCTTCCTGGCGGCCTACAATGCCGGGCCGGGCCGGCTCGATGATTACCTGACGCGCAACCGCCCGCTGCCCGACGAGACCCGGCGCTACGTCGCCAAGATCGGGCCGTACCTGGCCGGCTTCGAGCCGAACCGGCCCTCCGCCGCCGGCCAGCTGGCGATGAACCAGTTGCCCATCAACATCCCCCCCGGTCCCCGCTATCCGCGCAACCGCAGCGCTTCCGCTCCCGTCGCCCTGGCCGAGAACCGCGTGACCCGGCAGGCCCCGACACGGGTGGTGGCGGCGACGTCGCTGCCGGCCCCGCCGCGCCAGACGCCGGCCCCCGTCGCGGTGCAGGTCGCCTCGGCGGCGCCCGCGCCGGCCCGTGGTGGCAACAACGGCCTGCGCCTGATCAGCCAGGCCCACGCCGACACGCTGCCGGCGCAGCGGGTCGTCGCCAACGCCTCCGGCAGCTGGGCGATCCAGGTCGGCGCCTTCGGCAACGAAGGCCAGGCCCGGGCAGCGGCCGACCAGGCCCGCGGCCAGGCCCGTGACCTGCTGGCCAATGCCCGGCCGGCGGTGGGAACAGTCCGGCAATCCAGCACGACGCTTTACCGGGCACGGTTGACCGGGCTGTCGCGGGATGCCGCCGTGCAGGCCTGCGAGCGGATCGGCCGCCGTGGCGCCTGCATCGTGCTCTCGCCGGACGCCCAATCCTGA
- a CDS encoding DMT family transporter, translating into MDRSPPPRHDRLDAFAVGVITLLCALWGLQQVAVKVAITGGLPPLLQGGIRHVVAAALVWMFVRARGGAGAARRLWSIDSAIGPGLVIAALFALEFIALLPGLKLTTASHGVLFLYTAPFFTALGVHVFLPAERLDRRQATGLAIAFTGVVAAFADGLTAGGGNLVGDLLCLAAGAAWGATTVVVKASPSLMRAAPERVLFLQLAGSVPLMAAASLLAGERLDWQATTPLAWTGLFYQTAVVAFASYLAWFRLVQVYPAGRLAGFTFLTPLFGILAGATLLGEHASLALLAGLIAIAVGLRLINSKGRPT; encoded by the coding sequence ATGGACAGAAGCCCGCCGCCTCGTCATGACCGGCTCGATGCGTTCGCGGTGGGTGTCATCACCCTGCTCTGCGCGCTGTGGGGGCTGCAGCAGGTGGCGGTGAAGGTGGCGATCACCGGCGGGCTGCCGCCGTTGCTGCAGGGCGGCATTCGTCATGTCGTCGCCGCCGCCCTGGTCTGGATGTTCGTGCGCGCCCGCGGCGGTGCCGGGGCCGCCCGAAGATTGTGGAGTATCGATTCCGCCATCGGCCCAGGCCTGGTGATCGCGGCGCTGTTCGCCCTGGAATTCATCGCCCTGCTGCCCGGGCTGAAGCTCACCACCGCCTCGCACGGCGTGCTGTTCCTCTACACCGCGCCATTCTTCACGGCCCTCGGCGTGCATGTGTTCCTGCCCGCCGAACGCCTGGACCGGCGGCAGGCGACCGGACTGGCAATCGCCTTCACCGGGGTGGTGGCGGCCTTCGCCGACGGGCTGACGGCGGGCGGAGGCAACCTCGTCGGCGACCTGCTCTGCCTCGCTGCCGGGGCCGCCTGGGGGGCGACCACCGTGGTGGTGAAAGCAAGTCCGTCCCTGATGCGCGCGGCCCCGGAGCGCGTGCTGTTCCTCCAGCTCGCCGGCTCGGTGCCGTTGATGGCGGCGGCCTCCCTGCTGGCCGGCGAGCGGCTCGACTGGCAGGCGACGACGCCCTTGGCCTGGACGGGGTTGTTCTATCAGACCGCGGTGGTGGCCTTCGCGAGCTACCTCGCCTGGTTCCGCCTGGTGCAGGTCTATCCGGCCGGACGCCTGGCCGGGTTCACCTTCCTCACGCCGCTGTTCGGGATCCTGGCGGGCGCGACGCTGCTGGGCGAGCATGCGAGCCTGGCATTGCTGGCCGGCCTGATCGCGATCGCGGTCGGGCTGCGGCTGATCAACAGCAAGGGACGACCGACATGA
- a CDS encoding L-2-amino-thiazoline-4-carboxylic acid hydrolase: MTENMPILTRRRIEAEFAQGIFEELKAEFGEDAARRVLSAAIVKMAQATAARMAAGARGGPSLDSFRAIQHLWTAEDALRTEVLKSTPTEFHFNVTRCRYAEMYREMGLAELGAILSCNRDGAFCEGYDPKLKMERTQTLMSGAPHCDFRYRYEAEAPKDSPAD, from the coding sequence ATGACCGAAAACATGCCCATCCTGACGCGCCGGCGCATCGAGGCGGAGTTCGCGCAAGGCATCTTCGAGGAGCTCAAGGCCGAATTCGGCGAGGATGCCGCCCGGCGCGTTCTTTCCGCGGCGATCGTCAAGATGGCGCAGGCGACGGCCGCACGGATGGCCGCCGGGGCGCGGGGCGGGCCGAGCCTGGACAGCTTCCGCGCCATCCAGCACCTGTGGACCGCCGAGGACGCGCTGCGGACGGAGGTGCTGAAATCCACCCCGACCGAGTTCCATTTCAACGTGACGCGCTGCCGCTATGCCGAGATGTATCGCGAGATGGGGCTGGCGGAGCTGGGAGCGATCCTGTCCTGCAACCGCGACGGCGCGTTCTGCGAGGGCTACGACCCGAAGCTGAAAATGGAGCGCACCCAGACATTGATGAGCGGCGCCCCGCATTGCGACTTCCGCTATCGCTACGAGGCGGAAGCCCCGAAGGACAGCCCCGCCGACTGA
- a CDS encoding SIMPL domain-containing protein translates to MRFSLVPMLLVALAGPAAAAETLLHLSETARVLARPDEITAVLRAEATAQTPAAAQARVNAAMAAAIEQARAVAGIAVATGGYAVWDQTPREPTASTSPQWHAAQTLELRGRDGEALLRLVGTLQAKGLATERLGWQLAPETARRARQEATRQALAGLRGRAGEAAELLGLRFDSFRSVRLDAAPPVAMPMLRATMKATLDATSPPSAEAEDVPVEAAVEAEAVLVPK, encoded by the coding sequence ATGCGGTTTTCTCTCGTGCCGATGCTGCTGGTGGCGCTGGCGGGGCCTGCGGCGGCGGCCGAAACACTGCTGCATCTGTCGGAGACGGCGCGCGTCCTGGCCCGCCCCGATGAGATCACCGCCGTCCTGCGCGCCGAGGCGACCGCCCAGACGCCTGCCGCCGCCCAGGCCCGCGTGAACGCGGCCATGGCCGCGGCGATCGAGCAGGCCAGGGCGGTTGCCGGGATCGCGGTGGCGACGGGCGGCTATGCGGTCTGGGACCAGACCCCGCGCGAGCCCACCGCCTCCACCTCGCCGCAATGGCATGCTGCCCAGACGCTGGAGCTGCGTGGCCGCGATGGCGAGGCCCTGCTCCGGCTGGTCGGCACGTTGCAGGCGAAGGGGCTGGCGACGGAACGGCTCGGCTGGCAGCTCGCGCCCGAGACGGCCCGGCGCGCCCGCCAGGAGGCGACCCGGCAGGCGCTGGCGGGCCTGCGCGGCCGCGCCGGGGAAGCCGCCGAGCTGCTGGGACTGCGCTTCGACAGTTTCCGCTCGGTGCGGCTCGATGCGGCGCCGCCGGTCGCGATGCCGATGCTGCGGGCGACCATGAAAGCGACCCTCGATGCGACCTCGCCGCCAAGCGCCGAGGCGGAGGACGTTCCGGTGGAGGCTGCCGTCGAGGCGGAGGCCGTGCTGGTGCCGAAATAG
- a CDS encoding HdeD family acid-resistance protein, translated as MSDLAEPRFGGAPWIGHRAGLARNWWALVLRGIVAILFALLAFAAPGVVAGSLVLILGIYLLADGVFGIVAAIRAINRQERWGLLLLEGIADLGLGLVAIFLPVLTLVVWIWALAAWAIVTGVLMLVSALRLDSGHGNWLMGLGGVVSVIWGGLLLFCPITGALALTIWLGAYALLFGISMIALGLRLRARHRQA; from the coding sequence ATGAGCGACCTGGCCGAGCCTCGCTTCGGAGGCGCCCCCTGGATCGGCCATCGCGCCGGCCTGGCCCGCAACTGGTGGGCGCTGGTCCTCCGCGGCATCGTGGCCATCCTGTTCGCGCTGCTGGCCTTCGCCGCACCCGGCGTGGTGGCGGGATCACTGGTGCTGATCCTCGGCATCTACCTGCTGGCCGACGGCGTGTTCGGCATCGTCGCCGCCATCCGCGCGATCAACCGGCAGGAACGCTGGGGCCTGCTGCTGCTGGAAGGCATCGCTGACCTCGGCCTCGGCCTGGTCGCGATCTTCCTGCCCGTGCTGACCCTGGTGGTGTGGATCTGGGCCCTCGCGGCCTGGGCCATCGTCACCGGCGTGCTGATGCTGGTCTCGGCCCTGCGGCTGGATTCCGGGCATGGCAACTGGCTGATGGGCCTGGGCGGAGTGGTCTCGGTCATCTGGGGCGGGCTGCTGCTGTTCTGCCCGATCACCGGCGCCCTGGCCCTGACCATCTGGCTTGGCGCCTACGCCTTGCTGTTCGGCATCTCCATGATCGCGCTCGGCCTGCGACTGCGGGCACGGCACCGGCAAGCCTGA
- a CDS encoding enoyl-CoA hydratase/isomerase family protein, producing MSDASVIVNRDGRIGHILLNRPKALNALDLPMLRAMQAALDEWRDDPAVHAVVIEGAGGRAFCAGGDIRAVRSLMAEGRTDEVEAFFREEYALNATIDEYPKPYVALIDGICMGGGIGVSVHGQMRVTTEAGLFAMPETAIAMFPDVGATFMLPRLPGELGTYLGLTGARMTGAEAVHAGIATHFVPRAALPALRTELARDGVAAVAAHAQTLPPFSLAPHRAAIDRCFGATSVPEIIERLQHEHTDWAQETLATLRTVSPSSVFWSFAAMRRGGGLSLRAALAAELKLTRHVTRHPDFAEGVRAMVIDKDRQPRWSPARMEDVDPAAIAAMLA from the coding sequence ATGTCCGATGCCAGCGTCATCGTCAACCGGGATGGCCGCATCGGCCATATCCTGCTGAACCGCCCGAAGGCGCTGAACGCGCTGGACCTGCCGATGCTGCGGGCGATGCAGGCGGCGCTGGACGAATGGCGTGACGATCCCGCCGTGCATGCGGTCGTCATCGAAGGTGCGGGGGGGCGGGCCTTCTGCGCGGGCGGCGACATCCGTGCCGTGCGCAGTCTGATGGCCGAGGGCAGGACCGACGAGGTCGAGGCGTTCTTCCGCGAGGAATACGCGCTCAACGCTACCATCGACGAATATCCCAAGCCCTATGTGGCGCTGATCGACGGCATCTGCATGGGCGGCGGCATCGGCGTCTCGGTGCACGGGCAGATGCGCGTGACCACCGAGGCCGGGTTGTTCGCCATGCCCGAGACGGCGATCGCCATGTTCCCCGATGTCGGCGCCACCTTCATGCTGCCGCGCCTGCCCGGCGAGCTCGGCACCTATCTTGGCCTGACCGGGGCGCGCATGACCGGGGCCGAGGCGGTGCATGCCGGCATCGCCACGCATTTCGTGCCGCGGGCGGCCCTGCCGGCGCTGCGCACGGAGCTTGCCCGCGATGGCGTCGCCGCCGTGGCCGCGCATGCGCAGACGCTGCCGCCTTTCTCACTGGCGCCGCACCGCGCCGCCATCGACCGCTGCTTCGGGGCGACCAGCGTGCCGGAGATCATCGAGCGGCTGCAGCACGAGCACACCGACTGGGCGCAGGAAACGCTGGCGACGCTACGCACGGTGTCGCCGTCGTCGGTGTTCTGGTCCTTCGCCGCGATGCGGCGGGGGGGCGGCCTGTCGCTGCGGGCGGCCCTGGCCGCCGAGCTGAAGCTGACGCGCCATGTGACCCGCCATCCCGATTTCGCCGAGGGCGTGCGTGCGATGGTGATCGACAAGGATCGTCAGCCCAGGTGGTCGCCAGCCCGCATGGAGGATGTGGACCCGGCGGCGATCGCGGCGATGCTGGCATAG
- a CDS encoding phage holin family protein — protein MRTVSLARVAAQAEILRLRRQGRRTAIRAALGAVAGIFLIAALAALHVAAVLALVPRFEPITAVLIVAGGDVVIMVVLGLLALRDRPDRIEREAEEVKHTALVQLQETVAMAALVGPALRMVGGRKLYGITLAALTARYLGARR, from the coding sequence ATGCGGACGGTCAGCCTCGCCAGGGTCGCCGCTCAGGCGGAGATCCTGCGCCTGCGCCGGCAGGGGCGGCGCACTGCCATCCGCGCTGCCCTCGGGGCCGTCGCCGGGATCTTCCTGATCGCGGCCCTCGCCGCCCTGCACGTCGCTGCCGTGCTGGCCCTGGTCCCGCGCTTCGAGCCGATCACCGCGGTGCTGATCGTGGCCGGCGGCGACGTTGTGATCATGGTCGTGCTCGGGCTGCTGGCCCTGCGTGACCGTCCCGACCGCATCGAGCGGGAGGCGGAAGAGGTCAAGCACACCGCTCTCGTGCAATTGCAGGAGACGGTGGCCATGGCGGCGCTGGTCGGGCCGGCGCTGCGCATGGTGGGGGGACGCAAGCTGTACGGCATCACCCTCGCGGCGCTGACCGCCCGGTATCTGGGCGCACGGCGATAG
- a CDS encoding DUF883 family protein gives MASPTDTLSDTATDAREQIRQLRSQVDQLMRERVNPAISDAAGRAQDIARQAQDVVTDQAEAVSGRVREMPLTSVLIAAGVGFILGRLTR, from the coding sequence ATGGCTTCTCCAACCGATACGCTCAGTGACACCGCCACCGATGCACGTGAGCAGATCCGCCAGCTGCGCAGCCAGGTCGACCAGCTGATGCGCGAGCGCGTAAATCCGGCGATCAGCGACGCGGCCGGACGCGCCCAGGACATCGCCCGCCAGGCCCAGGACGTCGTGACCGACCAGGCCGAGGCGGTGTCGGGACGGGTGCGCGAGATGCCGCTGACCTCGGTGCTGATCGCGGCAGGCGTGGGATTCATCCTTGGCCGCCTGACACGCTGA